The Elusimicrobia bacterium HGW-Elusimicrobia-1 genome window below encodes:
- a CDS encoding argininosuccinate synthase → MKIVIAYSGGLDTSVMITWLIEHYGAEVIAAIVDVGQNEDLAAIKKKALKTGASKAYIIDAKKEFAEKYVVPAIKADAVYEHKYLLGTSLARPLIALKVVDIARSQKASAVAHGATGKGNDQVRFELTFKALAPDLKIIAPWREWEMKSREDEIAYARRRKIPIEVTPAKPYSSDANLWHISYEGGILEDPANEPDEKMFQMTVSPERAPSKARYVEIGFQKGAPVSLDGKRMPAVELINRLNKIAGANGVGRVDIVENRLVGIKSRGVYECPAATVLLAAHREIESLVLDRDTSHYKELLSQKYAELAYNGLWFTPLKESIDAFITETQKNVSGSVRLKLCKGSVIVAGRKSRHSLYWEKLATFGREDIYNQKDAEGFINLYGLPLKVRAILKNQQNKSKNPNFTSIKHKMEIKI, encoded by the coding sequence ATGAAAATAGTAATCGCCTATTCCGGCGGTCTCGACACATCCGTAATGATAACGTGGCTTATCGAACATTACGGCGCCGAAGTCATTGCCGCCATCGTCGACGTGGGGCAAAACGAAGATTTGGCCGCCATAAAAAAGAAGGCATTGAAGACGGGCGCTTCCAAGGCGTACATAATAGACGCTAAAAAAGAGTTTGCCGAAAAATATGTCGTTCCGGCCATTAAAGCCGACGCCGTTTACGAGCACAAATATCTTCTGGGGACATCTTTGGCCCGCCCGCTCATAGCTCTTAAAGTGGTCGATATCGCCCGCAGCCAAAAGGCCTCCGCCGTCGCTCACGGCGCCACGGGCAAGGGCAACGACCAGGTGAGATTCGAGCTTACTTTCAAGGCGCTCGCGCCCGACCTCAAAATTATCGCGCCCTGGCGCGAATGGGAGATGAAGTCGCGCGAGGACGAAATCGCTTACGCCCGCCGCAGAAAAATTCCCATAGAAGTGACGCCCGCCAAACCTTATTCTTCCGACGCCAATCTCTGGCATATTTCATACGAGGGCGGCATACTCGAAGACCCTGCGAACGAGCCCGACGAAAAAATGTTCCAAATGACCGTCTCGCCCGAACGAGCCCCGTCGAAGGCGCGTTATGTGGAAATAGGATTCCAGAAGGGCGCGCCCGTTTCTCTCGACGGCAAGAGAATGCCGGCCGTCGAACTGATAAATCGTCTTAATAAAATCGCCGGAGCAAACGGCGTCGGCCGCGTGGACATAGTGGAGAACCGCCTCGTCGGAATAAAATCCCGCGGCGTCTACGAGTGTCCCGCCGCCACTGTTTTATTGGCGGCGCACCGTGAGATCGAATCGCTGGTTCTTGACCGCGACACCTCTCACTACAAAGAATTACTCTCTCAAAAATACGCCGAACTGGCCTATAACGGTTTGTGGTTCACGCCGCTGAAAGAATCTATTGACGCCTTCATAACGGAAACGCAGAAAAACGTTTCGGGCTCCGTGCGTCTCAAACTCTGCAAGGGTTCGGTAATTGTCGCAGGACGCAAATCCAGGCACTCTCTCTACTGGGAAAAACTCGCTACTTTCGGACGGGAAGATATTTATAATCAGAAAGACGCCGAGGGTTTTATAAATCTCTACGGCCTGCCGCTTAAAGTGCGCGCGATACTGAAAAATCAACAAAATAAAAGCAAAAATCCGAATTTTACGTCGATAAAACATAAAATGGAGATAAAAATATGA
- a CDS encoding sodium:calcium symporter: MKQRENWGSKLGVIFAVAGSAVGLGNFLRFPVQAARNGGGAFMIPYFAALIFLGIPLMLIEWTAGRFGGGFGHGTAPGIFHSMWRKNRFIKYFGVIGIFGPVIIFIYYTYIESWLLGYAFFSLVGKYTPATASMETMKEFLSGYQGAPGNPYFGGLRWAYLFFVLTFTANIVVVYYGIKNGIEKLAKWAMPILFVLGAIITVRVLTLGVVDLARPERNPVNGLGFLWNPDFSQLKSAKVWLAAAGQVFFTLSVGIGVILTYASYLKKRQDVVLSGITSAMTNEFIEVVLGASIVIPAAVTFFGVAGATEIAGSGSFNLSFVTMPMIFTRIPMGALFAFMWFALLFLAGITSSVSLATPAISFLEDEFDISKKDAVMIFAAVTFVLCQPAIFLLGQGVVDEMDFWGGTFCLVLFAAIEAVLFSWIFGIDKAWDEMHLGADIRVPGFYRFIIKYITPVLLLTILGAWFYQEGLDVILMKNVAEANRATVLYTRINLASIFVILCVLVRTAWRRREKMTAAGNI; the protein is encoded by the coding sequence ATGAAACAGCGCGAAAACTGGGGCTCCAAGCTCGGCGTTATATTCGCCGTCGCCGGCTCGGCGGTCGGCCTGGGAAATTTCTTAAGATTTCCCGTGCAGGCGGCCCGCAACGGCGGCGGCGCTTTTATGATTCCATATTTTGCCGCGCTGATTTTTCTGGGCATCCCTCTTATGCTCATTGAATGGACGGCCGGACGTTTCGGCGGCGGATTCGGCCACGGCACGGCTCCCGGAATATTTCATTCGATGTGGCGCAAGAACCGCTTCATCAAATATTTCGGCGTCATAGGCATTTTCGGGCCCGTCATAATTTTCATCTATTATACTTATATCGAGTCGTGGCTTCTCGGATACGCTTTCTTTTCCCTCGTCGGGAAATACACTCCCGCGACCGCTTCTATGGAAACAATGAAAGAATTTCTGAGCGGCTATCAGGGCGCGCCCGGGAACCCTTATTTCGGCGGTCTGAGATGGGCGTATCTTTTTTTTGTGCTGACTTTTACGGCAAACATTGTCGTGGTTTATTACGGCATAAAAAATGGTATCGAAAAACTCGCCAAATGGGCTATGCCGATATTATTCGTGCTCGGCGCGATAATAACCGTCCGTGTTCTTACTCTGGGAGTCGTCGACCTTGCCCGACCGGAGCGCAATCCCGTAAACGGACTCGGGTTTCTCTGGAATCCGGATTTCTCGCAGCTTAAAAGCGCCAAGGTCTGGCTTGCCGCCGCAGGGCAGGTTTTCTTCACGCTTTCCGTCGGAATAGGCGTGATACTTACTTACGCGAGTTATCTTAAAAAACGCCAGGACGTCGTGCTTTCGGGCATTACATCGGCGATGACAAACGAGTTCATAGAAGTGGTGCTCGGCGCCAGTATAGTGATACCCGCCGCCGTAACTTTTTTCGGAGTCGCCGGAGCGACCGAAATAGCGGGCAGCGGTTCGTTCAATTTGAGTTTCGTCACGATGCCTATGATTTTTACGCGGATCCCGATGGGAGCGCTCTTTGCGTTTATGTGGTTCGCGCTTCTGTTCCTGGCGGGAATCACGTCGAGCGTTTCACTGGCCACGCCGGCCATATCGTTTCTTGAGGACGAATTCGATATTTCAAAAAAAGACGCCGTAATGATTTTTGCCGCGGTTACTTTTGTATTGTGCCAGCCGGCGATTTTCCTTTTGGGACAGGGCGTCGTCGACGAAATGGATTTCTGGGGAGGGACTTTTTGTCTTGTGCTGTTTGCCGCGATAGAGGCGGTGCTTTTTTCGTGGATATTCGGGATTGATAAGGCGTGGGATGAAATGCATCTGGGCGCCGACATCAGAGTGCCGGGGTTTTACCGCTTCATCATAAAATATATTACGCCGGTTCTTTTGCTGACGATTCTGGGCGCGTGGTTTTATCAGGAAGGACTCGACGTGATACTTATGAAAAACGTCGCCGAAGCAAACCGCGCCACTGTGCTTTATACAAGGATAAACCTCGCTTCGATTTTCGTGATTCTGTGCGTTCTCGTCAGAACGGCGTGGCGCAGGCGGGAAAAAATGACAGCCGCGGGAAATATATGA
- a CDS encoding 50S ribosomal protein L27 — translation MAHTKSQGSSTNGRNSPGQRLGVKVYGSQSVLPGAVIIRQRGTKVYPGAGVGMGSDFTIFAKAAGVVSFKRGAKDRLRVSVLPSEK, via the coding sequence ATGGCACACACAAAATCGCAAGGATCGTCCACAAACGGCAGAAACTCTCCCGGGCAGCGGCTCGGAGTGAAGGTTTACGGCTCTCAGAGTGTTCTTCCCGGCGCCGTAATAATCCGGCAGCGCGGCACTAAGGTGTATCCCGGAGCCGGTGTCGGAATGGGCTCCGATTTTACGATTTTTGCCAAAGCAGCCGGAGTGGTGAGTTTCAAAAGGGGCGCCAAGGATCGTCTGCGCGTGAGCGTGCTTCCCTCGGAAAAATAG
- a CDS encoding 8-amino-7-oxononanoate synthase, with amino-acid sequence MDIFNKCSKFTAAKEIMAANLYPYFLRVDSAQGPTAIVEGRERVVICSNNYLGLANHPKVKEAAIAAVKKYGTSCTGSRFLNGTIDMHLDVERKLARFVGKESAVLFTTGHHANLGAISTIVGKGDYVLTDKLDHASIIDGCRLSYGEMLRFRHNNIGDLERLLAARKDSGKLIVVDGVFSMEGDIADLPGIVKLARAYNARVLVDDAHSLGVLGDNGRGTSEHFKLESEVDLIMGTASKSLASIGGFIAGREEVIHYIKHISRSLIFTASLPASNTAAIAAALDIIESEPERRERLWRNVRKMKSEFTRMGFDTGNSSTPIIPITVGENMAAFQMWRMLYDGGIFASPVVAPAVPEGHAIIRTSYTAAHTEEDLDFVLEKFAKIGADLGIISGRTAVSASGRLKRPRGRVSTARFRRIWGRFKNLGVKEKTQSWIKKIWRA; translated from the coding sequence ATGGATATATTTAACAAGTGTTCTAAGTTTACCGCCGCCAAGGAAATTATGGCGGCCAACTTGTATCCCTACTTTTTAAGGGTGGATTCGGCCCAGGGCCCCACCGCCATAGTGGAAGGCCGCGAACGGGTTGTCATTTGCTCCAATAATTATCTGGGGCTCGCGAACCATCCCAAAGTCAAGGAAGCCGCAATCGCGGCCGTCAAAAAATACGGCACGTCCTGCACCGGTTCCAGGTTTCTCAACGGAACTATAGATATGCACCTGGATGTGGAGAGAAAACTCGCCCGATTTGTAGGCAAGGAATCGGCCGTGCTTTTTACGACGGGACATCACGCCAATCTGGGCGCCATATCCACGATCGTAGGCAAGGGCGATTATGTTCTTACCGACAAACTCGACCACGCTTCAATAATCGACGGCTGCCGGCTTTCTTACGGAGAAATGTTGCGCTTCCGGCACAATAACATCGGAGATCTCGAACGCCTGCTTGCCGCCCGCAAGGACTCGGGCAAACTTATCGTCGTAGACGGTGTTTTCTCCATGGAAGGCGACATCGCCGACCTGCCCGGAATAGTCAAACTCGCCAGGGCTTACAACGCCAGGGTTCTTGTCGACGACGCGCATTCGCTGGGCGTTCTCGGGGATAATGGCCGCGGCACATCGGAACATTTTAAGCTTGAAAGCGAGGTCGACCTGATAATGGGGACGGCCTCGAAGTCGCTGGCTTCAATAGGCGGATTTATCGCCGGCCGCGAGGAAGTCATACATTACATCAAGCATATTTCGCGTTCGCTGATATTCACGGCTTCGCTTCCCGCGTCGAATACGGCGGCCATTGCCGCGGCCCTCGACATCATAGAGAGCGAGCCGGAACGAAGAGAGCGGCTCTGGCGCAACGTAAGAAAAATGAAGAGTGAATTTACGCGCATGGGTTTCGACACCGGCAATTCGAGCACCCCCATAATACCCATTACCGTCGGTGAAAATATGGCCGCTTTCCAGATGTGGCGCATGCTTTACGACGGGGGAATATTCGCCAGTCCCGTGGTCGCTCCCGCAGTGCCCGAGGGCCACGCCATAATAAGAACAAGCTACACCGCGGCGCACACCGAGGAAGATTTGGATTTTGTGCTCGAAAAATTCGCCAAGATCGGCGCGGATCTGGGTATCATTTCCGGAAGGACGGCGGTATCGGCGTCCGGCCGGCTCAAAAGACCCCGCGGTCGCGTTTCCACCGCGAGGTTCCGGCGTATCTGGGGGCGTTTCAAAAATCTCGGCGTCAAAGAAAAAACACAGTCCTGGATCAAAAAAATATGGAGAGCGTAG
- a CDS encoding DUF3467 domain-containing protein, translated as METKNEKQIQIEIDDAVAQGAYSNLALISHSESEVVLDFVFVQPQAPKARVRSRVITSPLHAKRLLKALEENLKNYESRFGEIKMPQQDQNKQVGFLN; from the coding sequence ATGGAAACCAAGAATGAAAAACAGATTCAGATAGAAATCGACGACGCCGTCGCGCAGGGCGCCTATTCGAATCTGGCGCTCATATCTCATTCGGAGAGCGAAGTGGTGCTGGATTTCGTTTTCGTGCAGCCGCAGGCCCCCAAAGCCCGCGTCCGCTCGCGCGTGATAACGTCGCCTTTGCACGCGAAACGCCTGCTCAAGGCCCTTGAGGAAAATCTTAAAAATTACGAATCGCGTTTCGGCGAAATAAAAATGCCGCAGCAGGATCAAAACAAGCAGGTCGGCTTCCTGAATTAA
- the rplU gene encoding 50S ribosomal protein L21 translates to MQVLVSINSAQRKVSVGSNVVVDHIKNVKPGDKVEFDKVLAISDGDKTLVGTPVVPKAKVVAEVVGHKKAPKVLVFKKRSKKGYKKIRGHRQSLTELIIKEIKI, encoded by the coding sequence ATGCAGGTACTCGTATCCATAAATTCGGCTCAGCGCAAGGTCTCGGTGGGCTCGAACGTTGTTGTTGACCACATTAAAAACGTAAAGCCCGGGGATAAGGTCGAGTTCGACAAAGTTCTGGCCATATCCGACGGAGATAAAACGCTCGTCGGCACGCCCGTCGTTCCCAAAGCGAAAGTGGTGGCCGAAGTGGTAGGCCACAAAAAAGCGCCCAAAGTCCTGGTTTTTAAAAAGCGTTCCAAAAAGGGATATAAAAAAATACGCGGGCACAGGCAGTCACTCACTGAATTGATCATCAAAGAGATAAAAATATAA
- a CDS encoding threonine synthase, protein MSEKKFSDTPASAKTSNYRGLIERYRDYLSVSGKTPVVTLLEGNTPLIRASNLAAEIGFSGEIYLKYEGMNPTGSFKDRGMTMAISKAAEAGSSTVICASTGNTSASAAAYAARAKMRCVVLIPDGAIALGKLSQALVHGAEVFAVSGNFDEALNIVRELSEKYPLTLVNSVNPYRIEGQKTAAFEIIETLGRAPDFHFIPVGNAGNITAYWKGYKEYADGKFFIAAASAPYPLSTIHYPLPHMMGFQAEGAAPIVRGAPVAKPETVATAIRIGNPASWRQAVEARDESLGAIDIVTDDEILAAYKLLARSEGVFCEPASAASVAGLIKYKKIISDSGGSDGKDSPVAVCTLTGHGLKDPDCAVKNSSRPMSVPCDAAKIVSLLGIKS, encoded by the coding sequence ATGAGCGAAAAAAAATTTTCTGACACCCCCGCCTCCGCAAAAACGTCGAATTATCGCGGGCTTATAGAACGTTACCGCGATTATCTGAGCGTTTCCGGCAAGACGCCGGTGGTCACGCTTCTTGAGGGCAATACACCTCTTATCCGCGCGTCAAACCTTGCCGCCGAAATCGGGTTTTCCGGCGAGATTTACCTTAAATACGAAGGCATGAATCCCACCGGCTCCTTCAAAGATCGCGGAATGACGATGGCCATATCCAAGGCCGCCGAAGCCGGATCCTCGACGGTAATCTGCGCTTCCACGGGCAATACTTCGGCTTCCGCGGCGGCCTACGCCGCGCGGGCCAAAATGCGCTGCGTGGTGCTCATCCCCGACGGAGCCATCGCTCTGGGCAAACTTTCGCAGGCGCTGGTTCACGGCGCGGAGGTCTTCGCCGTAAGCGGTAACTTCGACGAAGCGCTCAACATAGTGCGGGAACTCTCGGAAAAATATCCGCTCACGCTGGTCAATTCCGTCAATCCTTACCGCATCGAGGGGCAGAAGACGGCCGCCTTCGAGATAATCGAGACGCTCGGCCGCGCGCCGGACTTTCACTTTATACCGGTGGGCAACGCCGGAAACATCACCGCTTACTGGAAGGGCTACAAAGAATACGCCGACGGGAAATTCTTCATAGCCGCCGCTTCTGCGCCCTATCCCCTATCCACTATCCACTATCCACTGCCTCATATGATGGGCTTTCAGGCCGAAGGCGCCGCGCCCATCGTAAGGGGCGCGCCGGTAGCCAAACCTGAGACCGTCGCGACCGCCATAAGAATAGGAAACCCCGCCTCGTGGCGGCAGGCCGTCGAGGCCAGAGACGAGTCGCTCGGCGCGATAGACATCGTGACCGACGACGAAATTCTGGCCGCCTACAAACTGCTGGCTCGGTCGGAAGGCGTGTTTTGCGAACCCGCCTCCGCCGCATCCGTGGCCGGCCTGATCAAATACAAAAAAATCATTTCCGATTCCGGCGGCTCCGACGGCAAAGATTCCCCGGTCGCCGTCTGCACCCTTACCGGCCATGGTCTTAAGGACCCCGACTGCGCCGTCAAGAATTCCTCCCGTCCAATGTCGGTTCCCTGCGACGCGGCGAAAATCGTTTCTCTTTTGGGGATAAAATCATAG
- the argH gene encoding argininosuccinate lyase, with product MKTTTNSKSFISSSGYDWRLALCDIAGSVAHVKMLSERGIIPRRDAVKIAAALGKLSSQIRPAVSAGKRPRLPDAEDIHFAVEKEIIKRLGPVGGKMHTARSRNDQVATDLRLWLKEEIPSLIQSSRRARKEILLKARANIKAVMPGYTHLQQAQPVLFAHWISAYNEMLKRDESRLAGCLGRLDESPLGAAAFAGTSFPVDRRLTARLLGFARPMANSVDAVASRDFACEFAAACAVLLVNLSRFAEDLIIFSSSEFGFVEMPSGYSSGSSIMPQKKNPDWLELVRAKAASAVGSLMSLMALTKNLPLAYNRDLQEDKLHVFRSADDARLALEVCAAVANGLKVNSRRMLASFDKDYLLATELADYLAVRGVPFRKAHAAVSAVARYAVERGVSLSEVTFEVYKKYSPAFGRDLYKCLDVRRAVSSRKSLGGTAASEVSRYLSSELRGLKKI from the coding sequence ATGAAGACGACCACAAACTCAAAAAGTTTCATATCGTCGTCAGGATACGACTGGCGGCTGGCTCTTTGCGATATCGCCGGCTCGGTCGCTCACGTCAAGATGCTCTCCGAGCGCGGAATAATCCCGCGCCGCGATGCCGTCAAAATCGCGGCCGCGCTGGGTAAACTCTCGTCGCAAATACGCCCCGCGGTATCCGCCGGGAAACGTCCGCGGCTTCCCGATGCCGAAGATATTCATTTCGCCGTGGAAAAAGAGATTATAAAACGTCTGGGCCCCGTCGGAGGAAAGATGCACACCGCCCGCAGCCGCAACGATCAGGTCGCCACGGATCTGCGCCTCTGGCTCAAAGAAGAAATTCCTTCATTAATACAATCATCGCGCCGCGCCCGCAAAGAAATTCTGCTTAAAGCCCGCGCCAACATAAAGGCCGTAATGCCCGGCTATACGCATTTGCAGCAGGCGCAGCCGGTGCTTTTCGCCCACTGGATTTCGGCTTACAATGAAATGCTCAAACGCGACGAATCGCGGCTTGCCGGATGCCTCGGACGTCTCGACGAATCGCCGCTTGGCGCGGCCGCTTTCGCGGGAACTTCTTTCCCTGTGGACCGGCGTCTCACGGCGCGCCTTCTGGGGTTTGCCCGCCCTATGGCGAACTCCGTCGACGCCGTGGCGTCGAGGGACTTCGCCTGCGAGTTTGCCGCGGCCTGCGCGGTGCTTCTTGTGAACCTTTCGAGGTTTGCGGAAGACCTGATAATATTTTCGTCGTCGGAGTTCGGCTTTGTCGAAATGCCTTCGGGCTATTCGAGCGGGTCGTCCATAATGCCGCAGAAGAAAAACCCGGACTGGCTCGAACTCGTGCGCGCGAAAGCCGCTTCGGCCGTCGGCTCGCTGATGTCGCTGATGGCTCTTACGAAAAACCTTCCGCTCGCTTACAATCGCGATCTTCAGGAAGACAAGCTTCACGTTTTCCGCTCCGCCGACGACGCGCGTCTCGCTCTTGAAGTTTGCGCCGCCGTGGCCAATGGCCTCAAAGTAAACAGCCGCCGGATGCTGGCTTCTTTCGACAAGGATTATCTTCTGGCCACCGAGTTGGCGGACTATCTGGCCGTGCGGGGAGTTCCTTTCCGCAAGGCGCACGCGGCCGTTTCGGCGGTGGCGCGGTATGCCGTCGAGCGCGGCGTTTCTCTGTCCGAAGTCACTTTTGAAGTTTACAAAAAATACTCGCCGGCCTTTGGACGCGATTTATACAAATGCCTCGACGTGAGGCGCGCGGTATCTTCCCGCAAGTCGCTTGGCGGTACCGCGGCTTCGGAAGTGTCGCGGTATTTATCTTCGGAATTGCGGGGGCTTAAAAAAATATGA
- a CDS encoding GTPase ObgE — protein sequence MKNPDKESASLNPVSGSAVARTTSVRSPGKSTGAFIDKALIVVAGGRGGDGSMSFRREKYVPFGGPDGGNGGRGGDVWLEATDRMSSLLDFKYRPRFTAADGGKGSSSDRTGPCAEDLIITVPVGTIARKNGEVLADLSAPAMRVLAARGGRGGRGNKSFKTAMNTAPRIYEKGQPAETSTLELELKLIADVGIIGIPNAGKSSILSRITSARPKIASYPFTTLSPNLGVATIRSRNVVFADIPGLIEGARDGKGLGHDFLRHIERTGLLLHVIDASGSSGDPLENYKTIIAELGAHSKELIKKPTVIALNKMDVPESARAPALFRRRLKGKKIFPISAVTGEGLAPLLDYCAERAAERTVAPPVASDDRRTRRFTYEKPFVVERNGDVWVLSGKRIDDLAEMTDFANEETLVRFQHIIKKMGIDKALEAAGAAEGDTVRIGSKEFDFEP from the coding sequence ATGAAAAACCCTGATAAAGAATCGGCATCTTTGAATCCCGTGAGCGGCTCTGCCGTCGCGCGGACGACCTCAGTCCGGTCCCCGGGAAAATCCACCGGAGCTTTCATCGATAAGGCGTTGATAGTAGTCGCCGGCGGGCGCGGCGGCGACGGTTCCATGAGTTTCCGCAGGGAAAAATACGTGCCTTTCGGCGGGCCCGACGGAGGAAACGGCGGGCGCGGCGGCGACGTATGGCTTGAGGCGACCGACCGGATGTCCTCTCTGCTGGATTTCAAATATCGTCCGAGATTTACGGCTGCCGACGGCGGAAAAGGCTCCTCGTCCGACAGAACGGGGCCTTGCGCCGAAGACCTTATAATAACCGTTCCCGTCGGAACGATAGCGCGCAAGAACGGCGAGGTGTTGGCTGATTTGAGCGCTCCGGCGATGAGGGTTTTGGCCGCTCGCGGCGGCAGGGGCGGCCGCGGTAACAAGTCGTTTAAGACGGCGATGAATACCGCGCCCCGTATCTACGAAAAAGGCCAGCCGGCCGAGACGTCGACCCTCGAACTCGAATTAAAACTTATCGCGGACGTAGGCATTATAGGCATTCCCAATGCCGGCAAATCGTCCATACTTTCCAGAATCACTTCCGCCCGCCCCAAGATTGCGTCTTATCCTTTCACGACACTTTCGCCCAATCTTGGCGTCGCGACGATACGTTCCAGAAACGTGGTATTTGCCGACATTCCCGGTCTTATCGAAGGCGCCCGCGACGGAAAGGGGCTGGGGCACGATTTTTTAAGACACATCGAAAGAACCGGACTTCTGCTGCACGTGATAGACGCGTCCGGGTCTTCCGGCGACCCGCTGGAAAATTATAAAACCATTATCGCCGAACTTGGCGCTCATTCCAAAGAGCTCATCAAAAAACCGACGGTCATCGCGCTTAATAAAATGGATGTTCCCGAAAGCGCCCGCGCGCCGGCTCTTTTCCGCAGGCGATTGAAGGGCAAAAAGATATTTCCGATTTCGGCCGTTACGGGCGAAGGTCTGGCGCCGCTGTTGGACTATTGCGCCGAGCGCGCCGCCGAAAGGACGGTAGCGCCGCCGGTTGCGTCCGACGACCGCCGGACGAGAAGATTTACGTACGAAAAGCCGTTTGTCGTCGAGCGGAACGGCGACGTCTGGGTTTTATCCGGCAAAAGAATCGACGATCTTGCCGAGATGACGGATTTTGCAAACGAGGAAACCCTCGTGCGCTTTCAGCATATAATTAAAAAAATGGGCATAGATAAAGCATTGGAGGCCGCCGGCGCCGCGGAGGGCGACACCGTCCGTATAGGTTCCAAGGAATTTGATTTTGAGCCCTGA
- a CDS encoding type II toxin-antitoxin system RelE/ParE family toxin, translating to MDLYKVEVKKSAVKELQSLDTRFIPVIWKQIKKLSENPTPMHSAKLWASDKSYRIRIGNYRVVYQVDDDRRIVTVQRIKHRREVYR from the coding sequence ATGGACTTATATAAAGTAGAAGTCAAAAAATCGGCGGTTAAAGAGTTGCAGTCGCTTGATACGAGGTTTATTCCCGTTATTTGGAAACAAATAAAAAAGCTTTCCGAAAATCCCACTCCGATGCACTCGGCGAAACTTTGGGCCAGTGATAAAAGTTATCGCATACGTATAGGCAATTACAGAGTCGTATATCAGGTGGATGACGACAGGAGAATCGTAACCGTTCAGAGAATAAAACACAGAAGAGAAGTTTATAGATAA